The region AGAAAAAAGAAGTCCCTGTTCTTTCAAGGATTTTATTTCATCATAAGCTTCCTTTATTTCTTCATAAGAATATCTTGTAAAAGGGGGACATTCCTCGACACCCAGTCCGTCAGCAGAATAAGTGTGTCCCCTTACCTTTTTCTTGAAATTCTTAATTACATCGTTTAACGGAATCAGTTCCTTCATTCCTGAAAGCAACTGGTAGCTTATATCATCAAGCACATGAATGCTGCCACTGTTCCCATCAACCGCAAAATTATAGCCATTCATTGTAAATGTATGAACCATTCATCTCATTTCCTTCTATGTAAAAATCAGATTTGTATTGTATCTCCCGCACATAGGGTAAGACAGCGGTCACCTAGAAAGCGTTTCATCTCACACATCGCCCCAAACCCTGTACAATGCAAAGGAACAACCCTTCGGATATTCATATCCATTATGTACTGGATAGTCATCTGTAGCCGTATGGGACTTACATTTTCAAGATGCATTCCGGCTACCAGAAGTTTGATGCTTTTATCCGGAATAAGCTTCTGTGCATACTTGAGGCTATTGATAACTCCCGGGTGACTGCACCCAAGAAAAACAGCTACTTCATCATCCTCAATATTGCTTTGCCGTCTTTTTCTATCCATAAACACAAACCGTGTTCTGCAAGCATCCCGCGTTTTCTGACTCTGTCATCAGTAAGAATATGTACTTTTAACATTTTTGTATCACTCCAATGTTTTATAAACCAAATAAGTATTATGGGCTTTCGCCCATTTAATATGCCAAAATAATAGCACTCTTTCACCAATCTGTCAATCATTACAAAGCATATAGGCTGCTTATATATAGGGCAAGTGCTCATATATTCACATATCTTCATTGGTATCAAGCTGATATATACCTGGAACATCTATAACTTCATATTTCTGTCCATTATATGTCAAATACCCTTTTGCATACTGCACCGTGGTTCCGGGATAATTTGACGTAGTGACGCTCACTCCTGTGAGATGGCTGAATATGGCACTCTTGCCGACATTGGGATTACCTATGAGAAGAATATTCATTGTTCGTCTACCTCCACAAGAATCCTTGACGCCATTCCATAGCCAACTGCAATTTCAGTATTTCCTACAGCTATTATGACAGGGCCACGTCCAATCAACGCACTCTTTTTTGTTATTTTGCCTCCTACTCTTATACCAAGTGCTTCAAGTCTTCTTAACATTCCGATGCCACCATATATTGATACAATTGTTCCCGACTGTGCATTTCGCATCGAAGTAAGTGCTAACTTTTGCTTTTGCAATTAGATGTCCCCTCCCTCATAATG is a window of Bacillota bacterium DNA encoding:
- a CDS encoding ferrous iron transport protein A, encoding MRNAQSGTIVSIYGGIGMLRRLEALGIRVGGKITKKSALIGRGPVIIAVGNTEIAVGYGMASRILVEVDEQ
- a CDS encoding 50S ribosome-binding GTPase — translated: MNILLIGNPNVGKSAIFSHLTGVSVTTSNYPGTTVQYAKGYLTYNGQKYEVIDVPGIYQLDTNEDM